In Myotis daubentonii chromosome 16, mMyoDau2.1, whole genome shotgun sequence, one DNA window encodes the following:
- the NME1 gene encoding nucleoside diphosphate kinase A: protein MANSERTFIAIKPDGVQRQLVGEIIKRFEQKGFRLVAMKFMQASEDLLKEHYIDLKDRPFFTSLVKYMHSGPVVAMVWEGLNVVKTGRVMLGETNPADSKPGTIRGDFCIQVGRNIIHGSDSVESAEKEIGLWFRPEELVDYKSCAQNWIYE from the exons ATGGCCAACAGCGAGCGCACCTTCATTGCCATCAAGCCTGACGGCGTCCAGCGCCAGCTTGTGGGAGAGATCATCAAGCGTTTTGAGCAGAAGGGATTCCGCCTTGTTgctatgaaattcatgcag GCTTCGGAAGACCTTCTCAAGGAACACTACATCGACCTGAAGGACCGCCCATTCTTTACGAGCCTGGTGAAATACATGCACTCAGGgccagtggttgccatg GTCTGGGAGGGGCTGAATGTTGTGAAGACAGGCCGAGTGATGCTTGGGGAGACCAACCCAGCAGACTCCAAACCTGGGACCATCCGAGGGGACTTTTGTATCCAAGTTGGCAG gaaCATTATCCATGGCAGTGACTCCGTGGAGAGTGCGGAGAAGGAGATTGGCTTATGGTTTCGGCCCGAGGAACTGGTAGATTACAAGAGCTGTGCTCAGAACTGGATCTACGAGTGA
- the LOC132218811 gene encoding nucleoside diphosphate kinase B gives MANTERTFIAIKPDGVQRGLVGDIIKRFEQKGFRLVAMKFLRASEDLLKQHYIDLKDRPFYPGLVKYMNSGPVVAMVWEGLNVVKTGRMMLGETNPADSKPGTIRGDFCIQVGRNIIHGSDSVKSAEREISLWFKPEELVDYKSCAFDWIYE, from the exons ATGGCCAACACGGAGCGCACCTTCATCGCCATCAAGCCGGACGGCGTGCAGCGCGGCCTGGTGGGCGACATCATCAAGCGCTTCGAGCAGAAGGGGTTCCGCCTCGTGGCCATGAAGTTCCTGCGG GCCTCTGAGGACCTCCTGAAGCAGCACTACATTGACCTGAAAGACCGCCCCTTCTACCCGGGGCTGGTGAAGTACATGAACTCGGGGCCCGTGGTGGCCATG GTCTGGGAGGGGCTGAATGTGGTGAAGACAGGGAGAATGATGCTTGGGGAGACCAATCCGGCAGATTCTAAGCCAGGCACCATTCGTGGAGACTTTTGCATTCAAGTTGGCAG gAACATCATTCATGGCAGTGATTCAGTGAAAAGTGCTGAGAGAGAAATCAGCCTGTGGTTTAAGCCTGAAGAACTGGTCGACTACAAGTCTTGTGCTTTTGACTGGATCTATGAATAA